Proteins encoded in a region of the Streptococcus sanguinis genome:
- a CDS encoding LytTR family DNA-binding domain-containing protein gives MNIRIELDQSLDETEMVIKVSRLDERIQRIQEALEETATPSILFYKESSEYFLDLADILFFETDGSKIFAHARNDAYEVKLKLYELEEILPRYFCRISKSTIANIKSIYALDKSFSGTSTVQFYNTHKQVHVSRHYYQLVKEKLSEVR, from the coding sequence ATGAACATTCGGATTGAGTTAGATCAAAGTTTGGATGAAACAGAAATGGTGATAAAAGTTTCGCGGCTGGATGAGCGGATTCAGCGTATTCAGGAAGCTCTGGAAGAAACAGCGACTCCATCTATTCTTTTCTATAAGGAAAGCAGTGAGTACTTTCTCGATTTAGCGGACATTCTCTTTTTTGAGACAGACGGCAGCAAGATCTTTGCCCATGCCCGCAATGATGCTTATGAGGTCAAGCTAAAACTCTATGAGTTAGAAGAGATTCTGCCCCGTTATTTCTGTCGGATTTCAAAGTCCACCATTGCCAATATCAAGTCTATCTATGCTTTGGACAAGTCCTTTTCAGGAACGAGCACCGTCCAGTTTTACAATACCCATAAACAGGTGCATGTGTCTAGGCATTATTATCAGTTAGTAAAAGAAAAGTTAAGTGAAGTGAGGTAA
- a CDS encoding LiaF transmembrane domain-containing protein — translation MKKTIFGIGFLVLAAWVLLQGNFGIPAFNFNIWPMLVVAMFAYFALENFLERDFGTGLIMAVIALIIANAVYHFLAISTGTLVLGGILACIGLNMIFKPQRIFKGRIFSTASSSSKDDIAFGSGTRYINSENFTYEKLDCAFGSASVYFDNARIEGDSATFEVDLSFGSVMLYVPSDWRVELDVDNAFGSVYNPRNVNEKRKTLYVKGNVAFGSLKISYV, via the coding sequence ATGAAAAAAACAATTTTTGGAATCGGCTTTCTAGTCTTGGCAGCTTGGGTCCTGCTGCAGGGGAATTTTGGGATTCCTGCCTTCAATTTTAATATTTGGCCCATGTTAGTAGTTGCAATGTTTGCCTATTTTGCCTTGGAAAATTTCTTAGAAAGAGACTTTGGCACTGGGCTTATCATGGCAGTTATTGCGTTGATTATTGCTAATGCCGTTTACCACTTTTTAGCTATTTCAACAGGAACCTTGGTTTTGGGTGGTATTCTGGCTTGTATTGGTCTCAATATGATTTTCAAGCCCCAGCGCATTTTTAAGGGGCGTATCTTCTCAACTGCCTCTTCTTCCTCAAAAGATGATATTGCTTTTGGCAGTGGCACTCGCTATATCAACTCGGAAAACTTCACCTATGAGAAGTTAGACTGTGCTTTTGGCAGTGCATCGGTTTATTTTGATAATGCAAGAATCGAAGGTGACTCAGCAACTTTTGAAGTGGATCTGTCTTTTGGCAGTGTGATGCTTTATGTGCCTAGTGACTGGCGTGTAGAGCTGGATGTAGATAATGCCTTCGGCTCTGTTTATAACCCCCGCAATGTCAATGAAAAGAGAAAAACTCTCTATGTCAAAGGTAATGTAGCTTTTGGCTCTTTGAAAATTAGCTATGTTTAG
- the rpmB gene encoding 50S ribosomal protein L28, which produces MAKVCYFTGRKTVSGNNRSHAMNQTKRAVKPNLQKVTVLIDGKPKKVWASARALKSGKVERV; this is translated from the coding sequence ATGGCTAAAGTATGTTACTTTACTGGTCGTAAGACTGTATCAGGAAACAACCGCTCTCACGCGATGAACCAAACAAAACGCGCTGTTAAACCAAATCTTCAAAAAGTTACTGTTTTGATTGACGGTAAACCTAAAAAAGTTTGGGCTTCAGCTCGTGCCCTTAAATCAGGTAAAGTTGAACGCGTTTAA
- a CDS encoding Asp23/Gls24 family envelope stress response protein: MTVKINTKDGQIELTDDVIATIVGGAATEIFGVVGMASKNAIKDNFQALLGKENYAKGVVVKATDEGDIAVDVYTVLSYGVKISEVSKNIQERVKFSLENKLGITAHAVNVYIQNIKVVGE; this comes from the coding sequence ATGACTGTGAAAATTAATACAAAAGATGGTCAAATTGAGCTGACTGATGATGTGATTGCAACAATCGTCGGTGGTGCAGCGACTGAAATTTTTGGTGTAGTTGGCATGGCCAGCAAAAACGCAATCAAGGATAATTTTCAAGCCCTTTTAGGAAAAGAAAACTATGCTAAGGGCGTGGTTGTGAAAGCGACTGATGAAGGTGATATCGCAGTTGATGTCTACACTGTCTTAAGCTATGGAGTCAAAATCAGTGAAGTTTCCAAAAACATCCAAGAGCGTGTTAAATTCAGTTTGGAAAACAAGCTCGGAATTACTGCCCATGCAGTGAATGTTTATATCCAAAATATTAAAGTCGTAGGAGAATAA
- a CDS encoding DAK2 domain-containing protein, whose amino-acid sequence MANITTSLFQEMVQAASTRLNKQAEYVNSLNVFPVPDGDTGTNMGMTIENGAKEVSDKSASTVGEAAGIFAKGLLMGARGNSGVITSQLFRGFSQSVKEHEELTGEDLALAFQSGVEVAYKAVMKPVEGTILTVSRGAAIGAKKKAEVTNDAVEVMKAALEGAKAALSKTPDMLPVLKEVGVVDSGGQGLVFIYEGFLSALTGEYIASEDFVATPATMSEMINAEHHKSVAGHVATEDITHGYCTEIMVALKTGPTYVKDFDYDEFRNYLNDLGDSLLVVNDDEIVKVHVHTEDPGLVMQEGLKYGSLVKVKVDNMRNQHEAQVEKEERSAKSAQEKEFAIIAVVAGDGLAEIFKAQGVDYIISGGQTMNPSTEDFIKAVEQVNARNIIILPNNKNIFMAAQSAAEVIEQPAAVIETRTIPQGLTSLLAFDGGKTIEENQERMTAALAEVVSGSVTTAVRDTTIDGLEIHENDNLGMVDGKIVVSNPDMLTALKETFSKMLNEDSEIVSIYIGEDGNEELASSLAQDLMEQFEDVEVEIHQGSQPVYPYIFSVE is encoded by the coding sequence GTGGCAAATATTACTACTAGTTTATTTCAAGAAATGGTGCAGGCAGCATCTACTCGCTTAAATAAACAGGCTGAATATGTAAACTCTTTGAATGTCTTCCCGGTTCCAGATGGTGATACGGGTACCAACATGGGTATGACTATTGAAAATGGTGCTAAGGAAGTGTCAGATAAGTCTGCTTCAACAGTTGGCGAAGCGGCGGGTATCTTTGCGAAAGGCCTTTTGATGGGCGCGCGTGGTAACTCAGGAGTTATCACTTCCCAGCTTTTCCGCGGTTTTTCTCAAAGTGTGAAAGAGCATGAAGAGCTGACTGGTGAAGACCTAGCTCTGGCCTTTCAGTCTGGTGTAGAAGTGGCTTACAAGGCAGTTATGAAGCCGGTTGAGGGAACGATTTTGACTGTTTCCCGCGGTGCGGCTATCGGAGCTAAGAAGAAAGCTGAAGTCACTAATGATGCTGTAGAAGTTATGAAAGCTGCTCTTGAAGGAGCTAAGGCTGCTCTGTCTAAGACACCGGATATGCTGCCAGTTCTGAAAGAAGTCGGTGTTGTGGACTCTGGCGGTCAAGGGCTGGTCTTTATCTACGAAGGCTTCTTGTCTGCTCTTACAGGCGAATATATCGCTTCTGAGGACTTTGTGGCGACACCTGCAACCATGTCTGAGATGATCAATGCTGAGCATCATAAGTCTGTAGCTGGCCATGTGGCAACAGAAGATATTACACACGGCTACTGTACAGAAATCATGGTGGCTCTCAAGACAGGGCCAACCTATGTCAAAGACTTTGATTATGATGAATTTCGCAATTACCTCAACGATTTGGGGGATTCCCTGCTGGTAGTCAACGATGACGAAATCGTCAAAGTCCATGTTCATACTGAAGATCCAGGACTGGTTATGCAGGAAGGCCTCAAGTATGGTAGTTTGGTCAAGGTTAAGGTTGACAATATGCGCAACCAACATGAAGCGCAGGTTGAAAAGGAAGAACGCTCAGCTAAGTCGGCTCAAGAAAAAGAATTTGCGATTATCGCTGTCGTGGCTGGTGATGGTCTGGCTGAAATCTTTAAGGCTCAGGGAGTTGACTATATCATCTCTGGCGGGCAAACCATGAACCCATCTACAGAAGACTTCATCAAGGCCGTGGAGCAAGTTAATGCTCGTAATATCATTATCTTGCCAAATAATAAAAACATCTTCATGGCAGCCCAATCAGCAGCAGAAGTGATCGAACAGCCTGCAGCAGTGATTGAGACTCGCACCATTCCTCAAGGTTTGACCAGTCTCCTAGCTTTTGATGGCGGCAAGACTATCGAGGAAAACCAGGAGCGTATGACTGCAGCCTTGGCAGAAGTAGTCAGCGGTAGCGTGACGACTGCGGTTCGTGATACAACGATTGATGGCTTGGAAATTCATGAAAATGACAACCTCGGTATGGTGGATGGTAAGATTGTTGTTTCTAATCCAGACATGCTGACAGCTTTGAAAGAAACGTTCAGCAAGATGCTCAATGAAGACAGCGAGATTGTCTCTATCTATATCGGTGAGGATGGCAATGAAGAGTTGGCGAGCAGTCTTGCTCAAGATTTGATGGAACAATTCGAGGATGTCGAAGTAGAAATTCATCAGGGCAGTCAGCCGGTCTATCCATATATTTTTAGTGTTGAATAG
- a CDS encoding SP0191 family lipoprotein: MKKFFILVISASVLLTGCVFPNFSKHRPRHSSESAASSRRTKTSSNSSESSSSSSESTEIVSKTLVGDIEGIHHRDTITYQGKKILNLRMELLTSLPEEASAASATLTPEEMTAIIREGMQSDSNYVAAKSLEGVNIDYSVTAEKKLQTLIEIDLQKVNVEEVEKNSFFQGFGLKDIKDITPEMFILSLKLNGLKEEGQS; the protein is encoded by the coding sequence ATGAAAAAATTTTTCATTCTTGTTATTTCTGCTTCGGTGCTCTTGACAGGCTGTGTGTTTCCTAACTTCAGCAAGCATCGTCCTAGACATTCTTCTGAATCAGCAGCTTCTTCTAGGCGGACTAAAACTAGCTCTAACTCCAGCGAGTCATCCAGTTCTTCTTCTGAAAGTACAGAGATTGTCTCTAAAACTTTAGTCGGAGACATTGAGGGCATTCACCATCGTGACACCATTACCTATCAGGGCAAGAAAATCCTGAATCTTCGGATGGAATTGCTCACTTCCTTACCAGAAGAAGCTAGTGCAGCTTCAGCTACCTTGACTCCGGAGGAAATGACGGCAATCATTCGTGAAGGAATGCAGTCTGATTCAAACTATGTAGCAGCTAAGAGCTTGGAAGGTGTTAATATTGATTATTCAGTTACGGCAGAGAAGAAATTGCAGACCTTGATTGAAATTGATTTGCAAAAGGTCAATGTCGAAGAAGTGGAAAAGAACAGTTTCTTCCAAGGTTTTGGACTGAAGGACATTAAGGATATTACACCTGAGATGTTTATTCTGAGTCTGAAGCTCAACGGCCTCAAAGAAGAGGGACAGAGCTAA
- a CDS encoding ABC transporter ATP-binding protein → MELIEVKKLSKSIRGKEILKDISFEISQGDCVALIGPNGAGKTTLMDCLLGDKFLTAGQARIQGLKPTDNHLKQSVAILPQENTVVEDLKVKELLTFFQAIYPNSLSNQEIDGLLQFTDKQKNQLASKLSGGQKRLFSFVLSLIGRPKILFLDEPTSAMDTSTRQHFWEIVNQLKQQGVTIVYSSHYIEEVEHTADRILVLHKGELIRDTTPYAMRSEEQEKHFTLPLTYQSVLEKLDNVTDLEIKQKALSFATRDAGQVWQVLQEHGCTIEEIEVRNRTLLDSIFETTQE, encoded by the coding sequence ATGGAACTGATTGAAGTAAAGAAGCTTTCTAAAAGCATTCGCGGTAAGGAGATTTTAAAGGATATTTCCTTTGAAATCTCCCAAGGTGACTGTGTAGCCTTGATTGGTCCCAACGGAGCAGGGAAAACGACTCTCATGGATTGTTTGCTGGGTGATAAGTTTCTGACAGCAGGCCAGGCAAGGATTCAGGGGCTCAAACCAACTGACAATCATCTCAAGCAGTCGGTAGCGATTTTACCACAGGAAAATACAGTGGTGGAGGATTTGAAGGTCAAGGAACTCTTGACGTTCTTCCAAGCTATTTATCCAAATAGTTTATCCAATCAAGAAATTGATGGCTTGCTGCAATTTACAGACAAGCAAAAGAATCAGTTGGCCAGCAAGCTGTCTGGTGGACAAAAGCGTCTCTTCTCTTTTGTTCTGAGTCTGATTGGCCGTCCTAAGATTCTGTTCTTGGACGAACCGACTTCTGCTATGGACACCTCTACTCGTCAGCATTTCTGGGAAATTGTTAATCAGCTCAAGCAGCAGGGAGTGACCATCGTTTATTCTTCTCACTATATCGAAGAAGTCGAGCATACGGCAGACCGGATTTTGGTGCTGCACAAGGGTGAGCTGATTCGGGATACGACACCTTATGCTATGCGCAGTGAGGAGCAGGAAAAACACTTCACCTTGCCGCTGACTTATCAGTCTGTGCTGGAAAAGCTGGATAATGTGACTGATTTAGAAATCAAGCAAAAGGCTTTATCTTTTGCGACTAGAGATGCTGGACAGGTCTGGCAGGTTCTGCAGGAACACGGCTGTACAATCGAAGAGATTGAAGTACGTAACCGTACCCTCTTGGATAGTATTTTTGAAACGACACAAGAATAG
- a CDS encoding ABC transporter permease, with product MKNMASLMKIELILMKRQAAYYLLSIGLPSVFYLIFSGMMSGSDTPNLVLQGYLFSMTLFSIMSSAFFSIPSTLQSDKNNNWQKMIQHSPISMVKYYISKLCSTLLTFMLSIIVVFSIGHFVRGVNLPMVDWLLIAVILLVGSVVFIAMGVLVSLLPSAQLMSVVGNIVYMALAVLGGLWFPLTMFPKWLQPIGKLTPSYQLMQVVSSYLEHHQFNGKAALIVLIYTILVSILVLQLKKRIEVK from the coding sequence ATGAAAAATATGGCAAGTCTTATGAAGATTGAGTTGATTTTAATGAAACGGCAGGCTGCTTATTATCTCTTGTCTATTGGTCTGCCCAGCGTTTTTTACCTGATTTTCTCAGGAATGATGTCTGGAAGTGATACGCCTAATCTGGTGCTTCAAGGCTACCTCTTCTCAATGACTCTTTTTAGTATCATGTCTAGTGCCTTCTTTAGCATTCCAAGCACTTTGCAGTCTGATAAAAATAATAACTGGCAAAAAATGATTCAGCACTCACCGATTTCTATGGTAAAATATTATATATCAAAACTTTGCAGTACGCTGTTGACTTTTATGCTTTCTATCATCGTAGTCTTCTCGATTGGGCATTTTGTTCGCGGGGTTAATCTACCAATGGTAGACTGGCTTCTTATTGCCGTGATCCTTCTGGTAGGAAGTGTGGTCTTTATTGCTATGGGTGTATTGGTCAGTCTCTTGCCAAGTGCTCAGCTCATGTCTGTTGTGGGAAATATCGTCTATATGGCACTGGCTGTTCTGGGCGGTCTATGGTTTCCTCTGACTATGTTTCCAAAATGGCTCCAGCCAATCGGTAAGTTGACACCAAGTTATCAACTGATGCAGGTTGTTTCTTCTTATCTAGAACACCATCAGTTTAATGGTAAGGCAGCCTTGATTGTTCTGATTTATACGATTTTGGTCAGCATTCTTGTGCTGCAGCTCAAAAAGCGAATTGAGGTAAAATAA
- a CDS encoding sensor histidine kinase, giving the protein MWEKLKQVHYMFHIALVFIIFPVAGVISGEYPLFLLFWTAIFVAAYYAVLLSNHRLIQFFSWWLLIAYIYYGSVWLNTGFTWYIFYLSNLLIYELDDISFKSWRFLTFLALQPAIVLTNYLMGNVGPAELLFYIVTFLFSDGVTFGLHRIQTADQIKEEKVKQNAQLNLFLAENERNRIGRDLHDSLGHTFAMLSVKAELAQQFLQMEAYDKAAKELKEVQEISKKSMADVRRIINDLKNRTLDEELVTIRAMLEMSGVQVEIDNQLNVASIPPSQQSTISMILLEAATNIIKHAKAKKSNFSLAKIDEKLILDIQDDGCGFQKLTGRELHSIRERLSALSGRLEILSSQNPTRIRIELPYGGKES; this is encoded by the coding sequence ATGTGGGAAAAACTTAAACAAGTCCACTATATGTTTCATATTGCGCTGGTCTTTATTATCTTTCCAGTTGCGGGAGTGATTAGCGGGGAATACCCGCTTTTCCTCTTGTTCTGGACAGCTATTTTTGTTGCGGCTTACTATGCGGTCTTGTTAAGTAACCATCGCCTTATCCAGTTTTTTTCTTGGTGGCTCTTGATTGCTTACATATATTATGGTTCTGTCTGGCTAAATACAGGGTTTACCTGGTACATTTTTTATCTATCTAATCTGCTTATTTACGAACTGGATGATATTTCTTTTAAATCCTGGCGGTTTTTGACCTTTCTCGCCTTGCAGCCTGCTATTGTGCTGACTAATTATTTGATGGGCAATGTTGGTCCAGCAGAGCTGCTTTTCTATATTGTAACCTTTCTCTTTTCGGATGGTGTGACCTTTGGTCTCCATCGGATTCAGACGGCAGATCAGATCAAGGAAGAAAAGGTCAAGCAAAATGCCCAGCTGAATCTCTTTCTAGCAGAAAATGAGCGCAATCGGATTGGCCGTGACTTACATGATAGTCTAGGGCATACCTTTGCTATGCTCAGTGTTAAGGCGGAGCTGGCTCAGCAGTTTTTGCAGATGGAAGCCTATGACAAGGCAGCAAAAGAACTGAAGGAAGTGCAAGAAATTAGTAAGAAATCCATGGCTGATGTTCGGCGGATTATTAATGATCTAAAGAATCGGACGCTGGACGAGGAACTAGTGACCATTCGTGCCATGCTGGAGATGAGCGGTGTTCAGGTCGAGATAGATAACCAGCTCAATGTTGCTAGTATCCCACCGAGTCAGCAGTCAACAATCAGTATGATTTTGCTGGAGGCAGCGACCAATATCATCAAGCACGCCAAGGCTAAAAAGAGTAATTTTTCTTTGGCAAAGATCGACGAAAAGCTTATTTTAGACATTCAGGATGATGGTTGTGGTTTTCAAAAGCTGACTGGTCGGGAGTTGCATAGTATTCGAGAGCGACTGTCTGCCTTGTCAGGAAGGCTTGAGATTCTCAGCAGTCAAAATCCGACGCGGATTCGGATTGAATTGCCATACGGAGGGAAGGAATCATGA
- a CDS encoding response regulator transcription factor, which translates to MKLLLAEDQSMLRDALAQLLQLQPDVKEVYQAADGQKAIDCLKSGAVDVAILDVEMPHQTGLDVLEWVKANRPNIKVIIVTTFKRPGYFERAVKADVDAYVLKERSIADLMKTIHTVLDGQKEYSPELMEVLMTSRNPLSQQERLVLQAAAAGLSNKEIAEKLFLSNGTVRNYMSAILTKLDAENRTEAVRIGQEKGWL; encoded by the coding sequence ATGAAACTTTTGTTAGCAGAAGATCAAAGTATGCTGAGAGATGCCTTAGCTCAGCTCTTGCAGCTGCAGCCAGATGTCAAAGAAGTCTATCAGGCCGCGGATGGGCAGAAGGCCATTGACTGTCTCAAGTCAGGAGCTGTTGATGTAGCTATTTTGGACGTGGAAATGCCTCACCAGACCGGCCTAGACGTTCTCGAATGGGTCAAGGCAAATCGGCCAAATATCAAGGTCATCATCGTCACAACCTTTAAGCGACCGGGTTACTTTGAGCGAGCTGTTAAGGCGGATGTAGATGCTTATGTGCTCAAAGAGCGCAGTATTGCGGATTTGATGAAGACCATCCACACCGTTCTAGATGGGCAAAAGGAATATTCGCCGGAATTGATGGAGGTACTGATGACCAGCAGGAACCCTCTCTCTCAGCAGGAGAGACTAGTCCTACAAGCAGCAGCGGCTGGCCTGTCCAATAAAGAAATTGCTGAAAAACTCTTCCTGTCAAATGGAACGGTTCGTAACTATATGTCTGCTATTTTGACCAAGCTAGATGCTGAAAATCGAACAGAAGCCGTCCGAATCGGGCAAGAGAAAGGCTGGTTATAG
- a CDS encoding acetolactate synthase large subunit has product MEKIKLETPKTGSELVLETLKSLGVDTIFGYPGGAVLPLYDAIYSFEGIHHILGRHEQGCVHEAEGYAKSTGKIGVAVVTSGPGATNAITGIADAMSDSVPLLVFTGQVAKAGIGKDAFQEADIVGITTPITKYNYQVRETAEIPRIITEAIHIATTGRPGPVVIDLPKDVSALETDFIYDSKLHLPSYQPTIEPNELQIKKIIKQISKAKKPVLLSGGGISYAEAAAELVALAERYQIPVVTTLLGQGTIATDHPLFLGMGGMHGSFAANIAMTEADFMISIGCRFDDRLTGNPKTFAKNAKVAHIDIDPAEIGKIISVDIPIVGDAKKALQMLLNEEQVHNNTSQWIEKVTQDKERVRSYDKKERVVQPQAVIERVGELTKGDAIVVTDVGQHQMWTAQYYPYKNERQLVTSGGLGTMGFGVPAAIGAKIANPDKEVVLFVGDGGYQMTNQEMAILNIYKIPIKVIMLNNHSLGMVRQWQEAFYDGRTSESVFDTLPDFQLMAQAYGVKAYKFDNPETIVQDLEVLKEDIPMFIEVDISRKEHVLPMVPAGKSNHEMLGVKFHA; this is encoded by the coding sequence ATGGAGAAAATCAAATTAGAAACTCCTAAGACAGGTTCAGAGCTTGTTTTAGAAACCTTGAAGAGTCTTGGTGTTGATACGATTTTTGGCTATCCTGGCGGAGCAGTACTGCCGCTTTATGATGCTATTTATAGTTTTGAAGGCATCCATCATATTCTAGGTCGCCATGAGCAAGGCTGTGTTCACGAAGCAGAAGGCTATGCTAAGTCTACTGGGAAAATCGGAGTTGCGGTTGTGACCAGCGGTCCAGGAGCGACCAATGCCATTACCGGAATTGCTGATGCCATGAGCGATAGCGTACCCCTTTTAGTCTTTACTGGTCAGGTAGCCAAGGCCGGAATCGGTAAAGATGCTTTTCAGGAAGCGGATATTGTTGGTATTACGACTCCTATAACCAAGTATAATTATCAGGTTCGGGAGACGGCAGAAATTCCGCGTATTATTACAGAAGCTATTCACATTGCGACGACAGGTCGTCCTGGGCCAGTCGTTATTGATTTGCCTAAGGATGTCTCCGCTCTGGAAACGGACTTTATCTATGACAGCAAGTTGCATCTGCCGAGCTATCAGCCGACTATTGAGCCTAATGAATTGCAGATTAAAAAGATTATCAAGCAGATTTCTAAGGCTAAAAAGCCGGTTCTTCTTTCAGGAGGCGGTATTAGTTATGCCGAGGCAGCAGCAGAGCTGGTTGCTTTGGCGGAGCGGTATCAGATTCCAGTAGTCACTACCTTGTTGGGTCAGGGAACTATTGCGACAGACCATCCTTTGTTCTTAGGTATGGGTGGAATGCACGGTTCTTTTGCGGCCAATATTGCCATGACTGAGGCTGACTTTATGATTAGTATCGGCTGCCGTTTTGATGACCGTCTGACCGGTAATCCGAAAACCTTTGCCAAGAACGCTAAAGTGGCTCATATTGATATTGACCCAGCAGAAATTGGAAAGATTATCAGTGTAGACATCCCTATCGTAGGGGATGCTAAGAAAGCCCTGCAGATGCTGCTCAATGAAGAGCAAGTGCATAACAATACCAGCCAGTGGATTGAAAAAGTAACCCAGGACAAGGAGCGAGTCCGCTCGTATGATAAAAAAGAACGTGTCGTACAGCCTCAGGCTGTTATTGAGCGCGTGGGCGAGCTGACCAAGGGTGACGCCATCGTCGTAACGGACGTCGGCCAGCATCAAATGTGGACAGCCCAATATTATCCTTATAAAAACGAGCGCCAACTGGTAACATCTGGCGGTCTGGGAACCATGGGCTTCGGTGTTCCAGCAGCGATTGGGGCCAAGATTGCCAATCCGGATAAGGAAGTCGTTCTCTTTGTCGGAGATGGTGGTTATCAGATGACCAACCAAGAGATGGCTATTCTCAATATCTATAAGATTCCGATTAAGGTCATCATGCTCAACAATCATTCGCTAGGCATGGTGCGCCAGTGGCAGGAAGCTTTCTATGATGGTCGTACTTCTGAGTCTGTCTTTGATACTTTGCCAGATTTCCAGCTCATGGCTCAGGCCTATGGTGTTAAAGCTTATAAATTTGACAATCCGGAGACTATTGTTCAGGATTTGGAAGTCTTAAAGGAAGATATACCAATGTTTATCGAGGTAGATATCTCTCGCAAGGAGCACGTTCTTCCAATGGTGCCGGCTGGCAAGAGCAATCATGAGATGTTGGGGGTGAAGTTCCATGCGTAG
- the ilvN gene encoding acetolactate synthase small subunit codes for MRRMLTAKLQNRSGVLNRFTGVLSRRQVNIESISVGTTENPEVSRITIIIDVASLAEVEQIIKQLNRQIDVIRVRDITDRPHLEREVILVKVSAPADKRAEILSIIQPFRATVVDVAPSSITVQMTGDAEKSEALLRVIRPYGIKNIARTGATGFTRD; via the coding sequence ATGCGTAGAATGTTGACAGCTAAACTCCAAAACCGTTCGGGTGTTCTGAACCGCTTCACGGGTGTCCTTTCCAGACGTCAGGTTAATATTGAGAGTATCTCAGTTGGAACGACGGAAAATCCGGAAGTATCCCGTATTACCATCATCATTGATGTAGCTTCCTTGGCAGAAGTCGAGCAGATTATCAAGCAGCTCAATCGTCAGATTGATGTGATTCGGGTTCGAGATATCACAGACCGTCCTCACTTAGAGCGTGAAGTGATTCTGGTTAAGGTCTCGGCTCCAGCTGATAAGCGGGCAGAGATTCTGTCTATTATCCAACCCTTCCGGGCGACAGTTGTAGATGTAGCACCTAGCTCCATTACCGTTCAGATGACTGGTGATGCGGAGAAGAGCGAGGCTCTGCTTCGGGTCATTCGTCCATATGGTATCAAAAATATTGCTCGGACTGGAGCGACAGGCTTTACCCGTGATTAA
- the ilvC gene encoding ketol-acid reductoisomerase — translation MAVTMEYEKDVKVAALDGKKIAVIGYGSQGHAHAQNLRDTGHDVIIGVRPGKSFDKAKEDGFDTYTVAEAAKLADVIMILAPDEIQRDLYEAEIAPNLEAGNAVGFAHGFNIHFEFIKVPADVDVFMCAPKGPGHLVRRTFEEGFGVPALYAVYQDATGNAKDIAMDWCKGVGSARVGLLETTYKEETEEDLFGEQAVLCGGLTALIEAGFEVLTEAGYAPELAYFEVLHEMKLIVDLIYEGGFKKMRQSISNTAEYGDYVSGPRVITEQVKENMKAVLADIQNGKFANDFVDDYKAGRPKLTAYREQAANLEIEKVGAELRKAMPFVGKNDDDAFKIYN, via the coding sequence ATGGCAGTAACAATGGAATACGAAAAAGATGTAAAAGTAGCAGCACTTGACGGTAAGAAAATTGCCGTAATTGGCTATGGTTCACAAGGTCATGCCCATGCACAAAATTTGCGCGATACAGGCCACGATGTGATTATCGGTGTTCGTCCTGGTAAGTCATTTGATAAGGCTAAAGAAGATGGCTTTGATACTTATACAGTAGCAGAAGCAGCTAAATTGGCTGATGTCATCATGATTTTGGCTCCGGATGAAATCCAAAGAGATTTGTATGAAGCAGAAATCGCTCCAAATCTGGAAGCTGGCAATGCTGTTGGTTTTGCTCATGGTTTCAATATCCATTTTGAGTTTATCAAAGTTCCTGCCGATGTAGATGTCTTTATGTGCGCACCGAAAGGCCCTGGTCACTTGGTTCGCCGTACTTTCGAAGAAGGCTTTGGTGTACCAGCTCTCTATGCGGTTTACCAAGACGCTACTGGAAATGCCAAAGATATCGCAATGGACTGGTGTAAAGGTGTTGGTTCAGCTCGTGTTGGACTTCTTGAAACAACTTATAAAGAAGAAACAGAAGAAGATCTCTTTGGTGAACAAGCTGTGCTTTGTGGTGGTTTGACTGCCCTGATTGAAGCAGGATTTGAAGTTCTGACTGAAGCAGGCTATGCACCAGAATTGGCTTACTTTGAAGTGCTGCATGAAATGAAACTGATTGTCGACTTGATCTATGAAGGTGGCTTCAAGAAGATGCGTCAATCTATCTCAAATACAGCTGAATATGGTGACTATGTCTCTGGTCCGCGCGTGATTACTGAGCAAGTCAAAGAAAACATGAAGGCGGTCTTGGCTGATATCCAAAACGGTAAATTTGCTAATGACTTCGTTGACGACTATAAAGCTGGTCGTCCAAAACTGACTGCTTACCGTGAGCAAGCTGCTAATCTGGAGATTGAAAAGGTCGGTGCAGAATTGCGTAAAGCAATGCCATTCGTTGGTAAAAACGACGACGATGCTTTCAAGATTTACAATTAA